The Clostridiisalibacter paucivorans DSM 22131 genome has a segment encoding these proteins:
- a CDS encoding RnfABCDGE type electron transport complex subunit G, translating into MREIIKLGLILFIITAVAAVVLGLSNGITSEKILEVEAAKSEAARKEVLSDAESFEAVELSGTSEEIIEAYKGLKGGEVVGFAIKTATSGYGGNVEVITGISSDGIIKAVKVVGHQETPGLGANSTSVEFQGQYSGKKVDNEITVVKTTPSNDNEIQAITGATITSNAVTKGVNLARELFNTGVSPDKVESANKEKIESAKKELFPDAESFEVMELDGASEGVIEAHKGLNGEEVLGYIIETGTEGYGGNIEIMTGISLEGKITGVKVINHKETPGVGDKAITPEFQAQYEGKKADSEIVSVKSSPSNDNEIQAVTGATVTSDAITKGVNVARELFNSGLNK; encoded by the coding sequence ATGCGTGAGATAATTAAATTGGGATTAATATTATTTATAATTACTGCTGTAGCAGCGGTTGTACTTGGACTTTCTAATGGAATAACCTCTGAAAAAATATTAGAGGTTGAGGCAGCAAAAAGTGAGGCTGCTAGAAAAGAAGTTCTTTCTGATGCAGAGTCTTTTGAAGCTGTTGAGTTAAGCGGTACATCAGAGGAAATAATTGAAGCATATAAAGGATTAAAAGGTGGAGAAGTAGTGGGATTTGCTATTAAAACTGCCACTTCAGGATATGGAGGAAATGTAGAAGTTATAACTGGAATTTCTTCTGATGGTATAATCAAAGCAGTAAAGGTTGTAGGACATCAAGAGACACCAGGTCTTGGGGCTAATTCAACCAGTGTGGAATTCCAAGGTCAATATAGTGGGAAAAAAGTTGACAATGAAATAACAGTTGTAAAAACTACTCCATCTAATGACAATGAAATTCAAGCCATAACAGGGGCTACAATTACATCAAATGCAGTTACAAAGGGAGTAAATTTAGCTAGAGAATTGTTTAATACTGGTGTTAGCCCAGATAAAGTAGAAAGCGCTAATAAAGAAAAAATCGAATCAGCTAAGAAAGAGCTATTTCCTGATGCAGAGTCTTTTGAAGTTATGGAATTAGATGGTGCTTCTGAAGGAGTCATTGAAGCACATAAGGGATTAAATGGTGAAGAGGTATTAGGATATATAATAGAAACAGGCACTGAAGGATATGGTGGTAATATAGAGATTATGACTGGTATTTCTTTAGAAGGTAAAATAACAGGTGTCAAGGTTATAAATCATAAAGAGACACCTGGTGTTGGAGATAAAGCCATTACGCCAGAATTTCAAGCACAATATGAAGGGAAGAAAGCTGATAGTGAAATAGTATCTGTAAAATCTTCTCCTTCAAATGACAATGAAATTCAGGCTGTAACTGGAGCTACAGTTACTTCTGATGCAATAACAAAAGGGGTAAATGTAGCTAGAGAGTTATTTAATAGTGGATTAAATAAATAA
- a CDS encoding RnfABCDGE type electron transport complex subunit D, whose amino-acid sequence MDTILIGSSSPHLRSDETITSVMRDVLIALLPATLASLYFFRFNALKLIVLAIASAVITEVIIQKMLKKPVTINDLSAVVTGLLLAFNIPASAPWWLPVIGSVFAIAIVKQAFGGLGHNFMNPALAARAMLLASWPVAMTSWVTPGADAVSTATPLAIMGGEASQPLPSLTNVLIGNIGGCLGETSALLLILGGIYLLYKGIITWRIPFTYIATVAIMTFIFGGGFEMMTYHLFAGGLMLGAFYMATDYASSPVTPRGQIIFGIGCGIITSVIRLYGGYPEGVSYSILLMNVAAPIIDKYTSPKVFGEVKQNA is encoded by the coding sequence ATGGATACAATACTAATTGGATCATCTTCTCCTCACTTGAGGTCTGATGAGACTATTACATCGGTGATGAGAGATGTCTTAATAGCGTTATTGCCTGCAACTTTGGCAAGTTTATATTTTTTTAGATTTAATGCGCTTAAACTAATAGTACTAGCAATAGCTTCTGCAGTTATTACAGAAGTAATTATACAAAAGATGTTGAAGAAGCCTGTTACGATAAATGACTTAAGTGCTGTGGTTACTGGATTACTTTTGGCCTTTAATATACCTGCTTCAGCGCCATGGTGGTTACCTGTAATAGGATCAGTTTTTGCTATAGCGATAGTAAAGCAAGCTTTTGGAGGATTGGGACATAACTTTATGAATCCTGCATTGGCAGCAAGGGCTATGTTGTTAGCATCATGGCCAGTAGCTATGACAAGTTGGGTTACACCGGGAGCAGATGCAGTAAGTACTGCTACACCACTTGCTATTATGGGTGGAGAAGCAAGTCAGCCATTACCGTCTTTAACTAATGTACTAATAGGTAATATAGGTGGATGTCTAGGAGAAACTTCAGCACTATTACTAATACTTGGAGGAATTTACTTATTATATAAAGGCATAATTACTTGGAGAATACCTTTTACCTATATAGCTACAGTAGCTATAATGACCTTTATATTTGGTGGAGGATTTGAAATGATGACCTATCATTTATTTGCCGGTGGTTTAATGTTAGGTGCATTTTATATGGCTACAGATTATGCATCTTCACCAGTTACACCACGAGGACAAATAATATTTGGTATAGGATGTGGTATTATAACATCAGTAATTAGATTATATGGTGGATATCCTGAAGGTGTTTCATATTCCATATTATTGATGAATGTTGCCGCACCTATTATAGATAAATATACTAGTCCAAAAGTATTTGGTGAGGTGAAGCAAAATGCGTGA
- the rsxC gene encoding electron transport complex subunit RsxC codes for MLKDLTFKGGVHPPHFKKQTENISVEKAKDPAIVKIPMQQHIGAPCQPIVKVGDKVKVGQKIGEAEAFVSAPIHSSVSGTVKKITEIATPTGKALSVIIESDGQNEVHESIQPKGDLNSLSKEEILAIIKEAGITGMGGAGFPTHVKLSPPPDKKIDTVVLNGAECEPYLTADHRLMLEKPELVIYGLKAIMKAVGVDKGYIGIENNKPDAIAKMVEASKDDSSVEIVSFKTKYPQGDEKRIINAVTGREVPSGGLPMDVGVVVNNVGTAAAIATAIQTGMPLIERITTITGSAIKEPKNLITKIGTPFREIIEQCGGYSEKPGKLIMGGPMMGLAQSSDEIPCIKGTSGILVLNEKDARLPEPGPCIRCGKCVDICPVHLQPLNISKLSLKKMFEEAEGYRALDCIECGSCSFVCPSKRPLLQSIRVAKKEIIAKRRKS; via the coding sequence ATGTTAAAGGATCTCACATTTAAGGGTGGGGTTCATCCACCACATTTTAAGAAACAAACAGAAAATATTTCTGTGGAAAAAGCTAAAGATCCTGCAATTGTAAAAATTCCTATGCAACAGCATATAGGAGCTCCTTGTCAACCTATAGTTAAAGTTGGAGACAAGGTGAAAGTTGGACAAAAAATTGGTGAAGCAGAGGCTTTTGTTTCAGCACCAATTCATTCCAGTGTATCTGGTACAGTTAAAAAGATAACAGAGATTGCTACACCCACTGGAAAAGCGTTGTCAGTTATTATAGAGTCTGATGGGCAAAATGAAGTTCATGAGTCTATTCAGCCTAAAGGAGATTTAAACTCTTTATCAAAAGAAGAAATACTAGCAATAATAAAAGAAGCTGGTATAACAGGAATGGGAGGAGCTGGATTTCCTACCCATGTAAAACTATCTCCACCGCCAGATAAAAAGATTGATACTGTAGTTTTAAATGGTGCGGAGTGTGAACCATATTTAACAGCCGACCATAGACTTATGTTAGAAAAACCTGAGCTTGTAATATATGGTTTAAAGGCTATAATGAAAGCTGTGGGAGTAGATAAGGGTTATATAGGTATTGAAAATAATAAACCTGATGCTATTGCGAAAATGGTTGAAGCTTCAAAAGATGATTCAAGTGTTGAAATAGTTTCCTTTAAAACTAAGTATCCACAAGGGGATGAAAAGAGAATAATCAATGCTGTTACTGGAAGAGAGGTGCCTTCTGGTGGTCTACCTATGGATGTAGGCGTAGTAGTAAACAATGTAGGTACTGCAGCTGCTATTGCTACTGCAATACAGACAGGTATGCCGTTAATTGAAAGAATAACAACAATTACGGGTAGTGCAATTAAAGAACCTAAAAATTTAATAACAAAAATAGGAACACCTTTTAGAGAAATAATTGAACAGTGTGGAGGCTATAGTGAAAAGCCTGGAAAATTAATTATGGGTGGACCTATGATGGGACTTGCTCAATCTAGTGATGAAATACCATGTATAAAGGGAACATCTGGAATTTTAGTGTTAAATGAAAAGGATGCTAGGTTACCTGAACCAGGACCTTGTATAAGATGTGGTAAATGTGTAGATATTTGCCCTGTGCATTTGCAACCATTGAATATAAGTAAATTGTCCTTAAAGAAAATGTTTGAAGAAGCAGAAGGATATAGAGCTTTAGATTGTATAGAATGTGGTTCCTGTTCTTTTGTCTGTCCTTCAAAGAGACCATTACTTCAATCAATAAGAGTAGCAAAGAAAGAAATAATAGCAAAAAGGAGAAAAAGCTAA
- a CDS encoding ATP-binding protein: MKELSLHILDLVENSYDAGATLVKINILENIDKDILTVDIEDNGKGMDEEFLKRVDDPFMTSRKTRKVGMGISLTKAAALRCEGDFKISSELGKGTEVHFSLKYSHIDRAPLGNMGKTLVSLLNKDKDVDIVYRHQCNNREFKFDTREIKKTLKELSIDNIDVLLWIKTYIEENIKDIHNI, translated from the coding sequence ATGAAAGAATTATCACTTCATATATTGGACCTAGTAGAAAACTCCTATGATGCAGGGGCAACATTAGTAAAAATAAATATATTAGAAAATATAGATAAAGATATATTGACTGTAGATATAGAGGACAATGGCAAGGGAATGGACGAAGAATTTTTAAAAAGAGTAGATGATCCTTTTATGACTTCCAGAAAAACTAGAAAGGTAGGAATGGGCATATCTTTGACTAAGGCTGCAGCTCTAAGATGCGAGGGAGACTTTAAAATATCTTCTGAATTGGGAAAAGGAACAGAAGTGCACTTTAGTTTGAAATATAGTCATATAGATAGAGCACCATTGGGCAATATGGGGAAGACATTAGTTTCTTTATTAAATAAAGATAAAGATGTAGACATAGTATATAGACATCAGTGTAATAATAGAGAGTTTAAATTTGACACTAGAGAAATTAAAAAGACATTAAAAGAATTAAGTATAGATAATATAGATGTGCTGTTATGGATAAAGACATATATAGAAGAAAATATAAAAGATATTCATAATATATAA
- a CDS encoding PHP domain-containing protein has product MKFSYDMHIHSCLSPCGNTDMTPNNIINMCYIKGLNIIAITDHNSMLNVESIMKLGLEKDILVIPGIEVTTKEEVHVCCYFYDLNDGIKFQDLIYDGLPDIKNNPLIFGNQEIRDMEDELINEVDKLLISSTKYSLDDINDMVKKYNGVMVPAHIDRKSFGMLAVLGFIPDGLDIYTVELSKYFQDQNNIFNTDLSKYNIIKNSDAHYLRDINEPINFIDIEQLNINSVLTYLTDTGGIIA; this is encoded by the coding sequence ATGAAATTTAGCTATGATATGCATATTCATTCTTGCTTATCACCTTGTGGTAATACTGATATGACACCTAATAATATAATAAACATGTGTTATATAAAGGGGTTAAATATAATAGCTATAACAGATCATAATTCTATGCTAAATGTAGAGTCTATAATGAAGCTCGGACTTGAAAAAGATATATTGGTAATTCCAGGTATTGAGGTGACTACTAAAGAAGAAGTACATGTATGTTGCTATTTTTATGACTTAAATGATGGGATAAAGTTTCAAGATTTAATTTATGATGGATTACCAGATATAAAGAATAATCCTTTAATTTTTGGTAATCAAGAAATAAGGGACATGGAAGATGAATTAATAAATGAAGTAGATAAATTGTTGATTAGTAGTACCAAATATTCTTTAGATGATATAAACGATATGGTTAAAAAATATAATGGAGTAATGGTGCCTGCTCATATTGATAGAAAGTCATTTGGTATGCTTGCTGTTTTGGGATTTATACCTGATGGATTAGATATATATACAGTAGAGTTGTCAAAATATTTTCAAGACCAAAATAATATTTTCAATACAGATTTATCAAAATACAATATAATAAAAAACTCTGATGCCCATTATTTAAGAGATATAAATGAGCCTATTAATTTCATAGATATAGAACAGTTAAATATAAATTCAGTGTTAACGTATCTTACAGATACAGGGGGAATAATAGCATGA
- a CDS encoding DRTGG domain-containing protein: protein MLIRDIVKELGLKVVAGDAGIDKNVEGVYIGDLLSLVMAKAGSSNIWITIQTHINVMAVATLVDISAVLIAEGVEIDEDTINKSNEEGIPLLKSDLSAYELACKLKEMGL from the coding sequence ATGCTTATAAGAGATATAGTTAAAGAATTAGGATTGAAAGTTGTGGCGGGTGACGCTGGTATAGATAAAAATGTAGAAGGAGTCTATATAGGGGATTTGTTAAGTTTAGTGATGGCTAAAGCAGGAAGTAGTAATATATGGATAACAATTCAAACGCATATAAATGTAATGGCAGTAGCCACATTGGTAGATATTTCTGCTGTTTTGATAGCTGAAGGGGTAGAAATAGATGAAGACACAATAAATAAATCGAATGAAGAAGGTATTCCATTATTAAAATCAGATTTAAGTGCCTATGAATTGGCTTGCAAACTAAAAGAAATGGGATTATAG
- a CDS encoding [Fe-Fe] hydrogenase large subunit C-terminal domain-containing protein: MAVIDMNKYFHSVVLEEEKCKGCTHCMRKCPMEAIRVRDKRAIIIKERCIDCGECIIVCPYHAQNAITDDLSRLQDFEMNIAILSTTMYGQFTDNIDMNKVYQGIKNMGFDYVYDEGIAADISSIILRNIIEKEKIPKPIISSMCPAILRIIQVRFPTLLKNIVNIESPMEIAARLAKREIMKKNNIKEDNIGVFYLTPCPAKVTSIKQPIGIEKSELTGAISIKKIYGDIVSNTKHITDYDKFNKGSHLGIGWSSVGGQSKAIGIKNYISADGIDNVIDVLEEIELGKLNNIDFFEGYACIGGCVGGPLNVENPFIASSRIRKISNNEEYKSKVKDSYAMDLYKTKAVCWTNELKPKEIMQLDDDFETAVKKIEKLKYILDILPGLDCGSCGAPSCRALAEDIVRGYANIYDCMFMNDNNNDNEGG; this comes from the coding sequence ATGGCGGTGATAGATATGAATAAATATTTCCACTCTGTTGTTTTGGAAGAGGAAAAATGTAAAGGGTGTACTCATTGTATGAGGAAATGCCCTATGGAGGCTATCAGAGTGAGAGATAAAAGGGCAATAATAATTAAAGAAAGATGTATAGATTGTGGAGAGTGTATTATAGTTTGTCCATACCATGCTCAAAATGCAATAACAGATGATTTATCAAGGCTTCAAGATTTTGAAATGAATATAGCAATATTATCTACTACAATGTATGGGCAATTTACTGATAATATAGATATGAATAAAGTATATCAAGGTATAAAAAATATGGGTTTTGATTATGTCTATGATGAGGGAATTGCTGCAGATATTTCTAGTATCATATTAAGGAATATTATTGAAAAAGAAAAAATTCCTAAACCCATTATATCTTCAATGTGTCCTGCTATACTAAGGATTATTCAAGTAAGATTTCCTACATTATTAAAAAATATAGTAAATATAGAATCGCCAATGGAGATTGCTGCAAGGCTGGCGAAAAGAGAGATAATGAAAAAAAATAATATAAAGGAAGATAATATAGGAGTATTTTATTTGACACCTTGTCCTGCTAAAGTAACCAGTATTAAACAGCCTATAGGAATAGAAAAATCTGAACTAACTGGGGCAATATCTATAAAGAAGATTTATGGTGATATAGTGAGTAATACTAAGCATATAACTGATTATGACAAGTTTAATAAAGGCTCTCATCTTGGCATAGGATGGTCTTCGGTTGGAGGTCAAAGTAAGGCTATAGGCATTAAAAATTATATTTCGGCAGATGGCATAGATAATGTAATAGATGTTTTAGAAGAAATAGAGTTAGGAAAACTCAATAACATAGATTTTTTTGAAGGATATGCATGCATAGGAGGATGTGTAGGAGGACCATTGAATGTTGAAAATCCTTTTATAGCTAGTAGTAGAATCAGAAAAATTTCAAATAATGAAGAATATAAATCTAAGGTAAAAGATAGTTATGCAATGGATCTATATAAAACTAAAGCTGTATGCTGGACAAATGAATTAAAGCCTAAAGAAATAATGCAGTTAGATGACGATTTTGAAACAGCAGTAAAGAAGATAGAAAAGCTTAAGTATATTTTAGATATATTGCCTGGTCTTGATTGTGGCTCATGTGGTGCTCCTAGTTGTAGGGCATTAGCAGAAGATATAGTTAGAGGTTATGCCAATATATATGATTGCATGTTTATGAATGATAATAATAACGATAATGAGGGGGGTTGA
- a CDS encoding ATP-binding protein — MRVENNSIKLEYKIVRNDFTQAGEASSNVKKILKQLGINADVTRRVSIATYEAEMNLVIHSNGGNISVIISPKEIEILSKDIGPGIPDIDLAMEEGYSTAPNEVRELGFGAGMGLPNIKRCADIFDIKSKEGQGTEVYIRILIK; from the coding sequence ATGAGAGTAGAAAATAATTCTATTAAGCTTGAATACAAGATTGTTCGTAATGATTTCACACAGGCTGGAGAAGCTTCTAGTAATGTGAAAAAAATATTGAAACAATTAGGTATAAATGCAGATGTGACAAGGAGGGTATCTATAGCCACATATGAAGCAGAAATGAATCTTGTAATACATTCAAATGGTGGCAATATATCAGTTATAATTTCTCCAAAAGAGATAGAAATTTTATCTAAGGACATTGGTCCTGGAATACCAGATATAGATTTAGCTATGGAAGAAGGATATTCTACAGCACCTAATGAAGTGCGAGAATTGGGATTTGGTGCAGGTATGGGGTTACCAAATATTAAGAGATGTGCTGATATATTTGATATAAAATCGAAAGAGGGACAAGGAACGGAAGTATATATTAGAATACTAATTAAATAG
- a CDS encoding DRTGG domain-containing protein has product MKLREIKEILNAEVLTGEEFLDREVTKAFGSDLMSDVLAFVDGPTILLTGLTNPQVIRTAEMIDLFAIVFVRGKTPNKQVLELGKRNNFTIMKTDYILYTASGKLYEKGLTGVESGRSKVLDESRK; this is encoded by the coding sequence ATGAAATTAAGAGAAATAAAGGAAATATTAAATGCTGAAGTCTTAACTGGCGAAGAGTTTCTAGACAGAGAAGTAACAAAGGCCTTTGGCTCTGATCTCATGAGCGATGTATTGGCTTTTGTAGACGGCCCCACAATACTTTTAACTGGACTGACAAATCCGCAGGTTATAAGAACGGCAGAGATGATAGATTTATTTGCAATAGTTTTTGTAAGGGGAAAAACACCTAACAAACAAGTATTGGAACTAGGAAAAAGGAATAATTTTACTATAATGAAAACAGATTATATACTTTATACTGCATCGGGGAAATTATATGAAAAAGGATTGACAGGTGTAGAGTCAGGGAGGAGCAAAGTCTTAGATGAGAGTAGAAAATAA
- a CDS encoding SPOR domain-containing protein produces the protein MRLSRKNRKRYSRRDKLVNFLLFFIIAPLVSVMIAFGLVKHVLLPNIDKEVDEKTEISEVKDESKSKDNDKEVYEFKDLVLYSIQTGSFDDIENGKLLVKEMNSKQIPGFILEVDNDYKVFAGTFLDREEAERYNVYVKGILKDSFINEKRVEIKSVRKEGLANIINTIKNSYEEETALLSEQLKDSQIKSLKVTIDNNNKKILEQLNNYKNDDEDRKSLNKFLQKRQSMIDNAEEDIISEYYRVFYNYINIIKVD, from the coding sequence ATGAGGTTAAGCAGAAAAAATAGAAAAAGGTATAGTAGAAGGGACAAGCTAGTAAACTTTCTACTTTTTTTTATAATAGCTCCTTTAGTATCTGTCATGATAGCTTTTGGTCTAGTAAAACATGTATTATTACCCAATATAGATAAAGAAGTTGATGAAAAGACAGAAATTAGTGAAGTTAAAGATGAAAGCAAATCAAAAGATAATGATAAAGAAGTATATGAATTTAAAGATTTGGTTTTATATAGCATACAAACAGGGAGTTTTGATGATATTGAAAACGGTAAGTTACTTGTAAAAGAAATGAATTCAAAGCAAATACCTGGGTTTATTTTAGAAGTTGATAATGATTATAAAGTTTTTGCTGGGACTTTTTTAGATCGTGAAGAAGCTGAAAGATATAATGTATATGTTAAAGGTATATTAAAAGATAGTTTTATTAATGAGAAAAGGGTTGAAATCAAATCAGTAAGAAAAGAAGGTCTAGCCAATATAATAAATACAATAAAAAATAGTTATGAGGAAGAAACGGCTCTGTTGTCAGAACAGTTAAAAGATTCACAAATCAAATCCTTAAAAGTTACTATAGATAATAACAATAAGAAAATATTAGAGCAATTAAATAATTACAAAAATGATGATGAAGATAGAAAAAGTCTCAATAAATTTTTACAAAAAAGACAGTCTATGATAGATAATGCTGAAGAGGACATAATTAGTGAGTACTATAGGGTGTTCTACAATTATATAAATATTATAAAGGTTGATTAG
- the dinB gene encoding DNA polymerase IV, giving the protein MDNRWILHVDMDAFYASIEQRDRPNLKNKPVIVGGNPYSRGVVCAASYEARKFGIRSAMPSKKAKALCPKAVFVPVNKNKYKKVSQKLHDIFYNYSNKIEPISLDEAFLDVSGKNPLEIAKKIKEDINNKLYLTASVGISYNKFLAKLASDMKKPDGLTIIQKNEAIDILKPLSIRKLWGVGPKTEKKLKRLGIYRIEDIQKYDKKTLVNLFGKRGEELIDFANGIDNRPVENPEGAQSIGEENTFLEDTNDIKILHERVDRYVKDVVTRILRKRYRIKTVTLKIKYEDFTVETRSITLDYSTDDFNTINRTAHYILDNRFNIDKKVRLLGVTLSNIVYFDEPIQLSLNLDKYI; this is encoded by the coding sequence ATGGATAATAGATGGATACTGCATGTTGATATGGATGCCTTTTATGCATCCATAGAACAGAGAGATAGGCCTAATCTAAAAAATAAGCCAGTTATAGTAGGGGGCAATCCATACTCTAGAGGAGTGGTGTGTGCGGCATCTTATGAGGCTAGAAAGTTCGGAATTCGTTCTGCTATGCCATCAAAAAAAGCTAAGGCTTTATGTCCTAAGGCAGTATTTGTACCTGTAAATAAAAATAAATATAAAAAAGTTTCACAAAAGTTACATGATATATTTTATAATTATAGCAATAAGATTGAACCTATATCTTTAGATGAGGCCTTTTTAGATGTGTCAGGTAAAAATCCTTTGGAAATAGCGAAAAAAATAAAGGAAGATATAAATAACAAGTTATATCTTACAGCTTCTGTTGGCATATCCTATAATAAATTTTTAGCCAAACTGGCTTCAGACATGAAAAAACCAGATGGGTTAACCATAATACAAAAAAATGAAGCTATAGATATATTAAAGCCACTATCTATAAGAAAATTATGGGGGGTAGGTCCTAAGACGGAAAAAAAGTTAAAGAGATTAGGTATATATAGAATTGAAGACATCCAGAAATATGACAAAAAAACTTTGGTGAATTTATTTGGCAAAAGAGGAGAAGAATTAATTGATTTTGCAAATGGCATAGATAATAGGCCTGTGGAGAATCCAGAAGGAGCACAGTCTATAGGTGAAGAAAATACATTTTTAGAAGATACAAATGATATAAAGATACTTCATGAAAGAGTAGATAGATATGTAAAAGATGTAGTGACTAGAATTTTAAGAAAGAGATATAGAATAAAAACTGTGACGTTAAAAATAAAATATGAAGATTTTACTGTGGAAACCAGAAGTATAACATTAGACTACTCTACTGATGATTTTAATACAATAAATAGAACTGCCCATTATATATTAGACAATAGGTTTAATATAGATAAAAAGGTAAGACTTTTAGGAGTTACATTATCTAATATAGTATATTTTGATGAACCTATTCAATTGAGTTTGAATTTAGATAAATATATATAA